ACAAAGCCTTACCCCAGCCAGTCAATGCGGAAACCGCGAAACCCGATCCACGATTTCCAGCCGACCTGCCGGTCGCGCCATTCGACTTGGCAAAGTACGTCAGCCCCGACGACAAGACCGGCGACCTGGTGCACCGATTCTACCGCGAGCAATTGCAGATCGACGACGGGAAGATGGACAAATTCGTCGCCTGGAGTGACGCGAGCGGACTCGTCATGAGTTATTACGACGCCAGCGATATGCCGGAGGGCAAGTTGGCGAAGCGCTATACCCTGTGCGACAACTTCTTCCATGCGGCCTTCGGCGGCTCGTTCCTAAACCACATCTGGCTGGTCGCCGCCGCTTCGCCGAGATTTGAGGACGCTCCCGAAAGCATGATCATCCACGATCCGGAGCGTCGCGAGAAGTACGACGAGTTGCAGGTTACGACCGACGGCTATGCGGTCAACACGGTGTTCTCCGTCAACCTTCCCCATCAGCGCGACCCGAAGGGAAATGACTTGTTCCTGAGAACGCCGCGACGTCTGCTCCCCAGTCTTACGATGCCGACCATCGGCGACCGCCTCGACGCGAAGGGAGTCACGTGGAGCTGGTATTCGGGCGGGTGGGATCGAGCGATGGCGGGTGCGACCGATCCCGAATTCAACAAGTATTTTCAGTTCCACCATCAACCGTTCGTTTACTTCGCGAACTATGCCGATGGAACCCCCGCCAAAGCTTTGCACCTCAAGGATGAGGGCGATTTTTTCGATGCTCTGGTCGAGAGCGACAAGTTACCGGCTGTCGCGTTCATCAAGCCGTTCGGCGAAGACAACGAGCATCCCGGTTATACGAAGCTAATTCGCGGACAGAGGCACGTCGCCCGCTTGGTGAAAGCGATC
The sequence above is drawn from the Pirellulales bacterium genome and encodes:
- a CDS encoding alkaline phosphatase family protein: MATSNQPRSVRCRMFGALAAVISLVTWVVALAGGAIADASESADQKLAAFRSRVNHIIVIYQENWSFDGLYGKFPGANGLAQAGESVKQVNLKGEPYKALPQPVNAETAKPDPRFPADLPVAPFDLAKYVSPDDKTGDLVHRFYREQLQIDDGKMDKFVAWSDASGLVMSYYDASDMPEGKLAKRYTLCDNFFHAAFGGSFLNHIWLVAAASPRFEDAPESMIIHDPERREKYDELQVTTDGYAVNTVFSVNLPHQRDPKGNDLFLRTPRRLLPSLTMPTIGDRLDAKGVTWSWYSGGWDRAMAGATDPEFNKYFQFHHQPFVYFANYADGTPAKALHLKDEGDFFDALVESDKLPAVAFIKPFGEDNEHPGYTKLIRGQRHVARLVKAIRDSSYWKDSLIVITYDEHGGRWDHVPPPRIDRWGPGSRVPTIVIGRSARRGYVDHTEYDTTSILKLIERRFDLAPLTDRDRKAGDLLNALDFE